A genomic window from Euzebyales bacterium includes:
- a CDS encoding amino acid ABC transporter ATP-binding protein, translating into MIAIRGVNKWFGDLHVLRDINLEIGHREVVVVIGPSGSGKSTLCRAINRLEPIQEGEITIDGVTLPEEGKELARLRADVGMVFQQFNLFAHKTIRENVTLGPIKVRKQSKKDADALAQELLERVGVANQADKYPAELSGGQQQRVAIARALAMRPKAMLFDEPTSALDPEMIAEVLDVMLELAEEGTTMVVVTHEMGFARSAARRVAFMDEGQIVEIAPPDKFFDNPETARAQDFLSKILAH; encoded by the coding sequence CTGATCGCGATACGCGGCGTCAACAAGTGGTTCGGCGACCTCCATGTGCTGCGCGACATCAACCTCGAGATCGGCCACCGCGAGGTCGTCGTCGTGATCGGGCCGTCGGGCTCGGGCAAGTCGACCCTGTGCCGGGCGATCAACCGGCTCGAGCCCATTCAGGAGGGCGAGATCACGATCGACGGCGTGACCCTGCCCGAAGAGGGCAAGGAGCTCGCGCGCCTGCGGGCCGACGTCGGCATGGTCTTCCAGCAGTTCAACCTGTTCGCGCACAAGACCATCCGCGAGAACGTGACGCTGGGTCCGATCAAGGTGCGCAAGCAGAGCAAGAAGGACGCTGACGCGCTCGCGCAGGAGCTGCTCGAGCGCGTCGGCGTCGCCAACCAGGCCGACAAGTACCCGGCCGAGCTGTCCGGTGGACAACAGCAACGTGTCGCGATCGCACGGGCGCTCGCGATGAGGCCGAAGGCGATGCTGTTCGACGAGCCGACATCGGCCCTCGACCCCGAGATGATCGCCGAGGTCCTCGACGTGATGCTTGAGTTGGCGGAGGAGGGTACTACGATGGTCGTAGTCACCCATGAGATGGGGTTCGCGCGCTCGGCCGCCCGCCGTGTGGCGTTCATGGACGAAGGGCAGATCGTGGAGATCGCGCCACCGGACAAGTTCTTCGACAACCCGGAGACGGCCCGTGCGCAGGACTTCCTCTCAAAGATCCTGGCACACTAG
- a CDS encoding phosphatase domain-containing protein, producing the protein MQSHPSLTASLLRLVGAAEDAFRVHRVRRKVERDKLDPVELLAHRGYGTPRWLRLQARVLEARGVTPGAVTDAWWRNVAATYNRLVSSEIPGAVVRATIDDQRVTATTNFEGYVQFELDNPSPHATGWHDVQLELLGPLGAGQEECRVAAHVLVPDPAAEVGIISDIDDTILHTGLTETAGMLRTTLLHNATTRLPYPGVAAFYRALHSGEGRWQRPIFFVSGSPWNLYDMITRFMALQDIPPGPLFLKDWGIDEHKFIREDTHDYKLARITMLLETYPELDFVLIGDSGQEDPEIYADVITRWPDRVRAVYIRDVTAHRSRDEAVRRLLRTLADHDVPAAFGASTLSAAADAAQRGLITEAGLEDVRRETSEDRAER; encoded by the coding sequence ATGCAATCACATCCGTCCCTGACGGCGAGCCTGCTGCGCCTGGTCGGCGCCGCCGAGGACGCGTTCCGCGTCCATCGTGTGCGCCGCAAGGTCGAGCGCGACAAGCTCGATCCGGTGGAGCTGCTCGCGCACCGCGGCTACGGGACGCCGAGGTGGCTGCGGCTGCAGGCGAGGGTGCTCGAGGCGCGGGGTGTGACACCTGGCGCGGTGACCGATGCGTGGTGGCGCAACGTCGCCGCCACCTACAACCGCCTCGTGTCCTCCGAGATCCCCGGTGCCGTCGTCCGCGCCACGATCGACGACCAGCGGGTCACGGCGACGACCAACTTCGAGGGCTACGTCCAGTTCGAGCTCGACAACCCGTCGCCCCATGCGACCGGCTGGCACGACGTGCAGCTGGAACTGCTCGGTCCCCTGGGCGCGGGACAGGAGGAGTGCCGCGTCGCCGCGCACGTGCTGGTGCCCGATCCGGCCGCCGAGGTCGGGATCATCAGCGACATCGACGACACGATCCTGCACACCGGACTGACCGAGACGGCCGGCATGCTGCGCACCACCCTGCTGCACAACGCGACGACACGGCTGCCGTACCCGGGTGTCGCGGCCTTCTACCGGGCGCTGCACTCCGGAGAGGGCCGCTGGCAGCGGCCGATCTTCTTCGTCTCGGGCAGCCCGTGGAACCTGTACGACATGATCACGCGGTTCATGGCCCTGCAGGACATCCCGCCCGGGCCGCTGTTCCTCAAGGACTGGGGCATCGACGAGCACAAGTTCATCCGCGAGGACACACACGACTACAAGCTCGCCCGCATCACCATGCTGCTCGAGACCTATCCGGAGCTGGATTTCGTGCTGATCGGCGACAGTGGGCAGGAGGATCCGGAGATCTACGCCGACGTGATCACGCGATGGCCCGACCGCGTCAGGGCGGTCTACATCCGCGATGTGACCGCCCACCGCTCGCGCGACGAGGCCGTGCGACGCCTGCTGCGCACGCTCGCCGACCACGACGTGCCCGCGGCGTTCGGCGCATCCACCCTCAGTGCCGCCGCCGATGCGGCGCAGCGCGGCCTCATCACCGAGGCCGGCCTCGAGGACGTCCGGCGCGAGACGTCCGAGGATCGCGCCGAACGCTGA